The window GCACCATCAACACCAGCACGGCTAGTGTCGAAACAAGTGCGGCAGCGCGCTCCCAGATACCGCTCATGATGGCGATGCCCGCCACGACCATGGCCGCGCCCAGCCACCAAAGAGTCTCCTCGGGAGAGCCCACCCACCAGCCGCTGCGGCGCACCATCTCAAACTGGGTCGCGTTGGGGAAGAGCATCTTGGGCATCAGTCCCTCCCACACCCACACGAGGCCGATGCTCAGTCGGGCGGCGACTTTGATGCGGTGGAGGGCCTTCCATTCACCTGATGTGAGGTGATGCGTGGGCGCATCAGTGTCTGGGGCAGCATTCATGGCAGTGGCGGCTATGGCATTGGTGTTCATGTTCGTGACTCCGGTAGAGGTTAAAGGCGATGGCGGCTGGCGCGGACGGGCCTGGACATCCACACGTCCCGCAAACCCGGCGAGTAGTTGGCGCCGATGAAGCACGCGTGTTTGGCCCACTCGCCCGTAAGGGACATGAGGCTGTCGTCTTCGATGACGGCCTCCACCTCGCACTGTGGCCAGGGTTCATGCCAGATGCGGAAACAGCGCTTCCACCCCAGCCAGGTGGTGAAGGCTGTGTAACGCTCCATGAGGAACTCGGTGAGCGATCCGTGCTCCGCTGGACGGAAGTCCGGATGCAGCGGCAGTGCGGCCCGGTAGCGCAACACTCCTCCGCCACCGCTCTTGCCCTTCCTCCTGTGAGCAATCACGCTGCCACGTATTCTTCCGCGCTCATGATGATGCCGGTAGTCCAGCCTGCCCAATCGATACGGCAATCCGAAGACCGGCCGTCCCAGCAACACCGCGAGCTTGTTCGGCAACCACTCGGCCAGGAAGTAGATGCCGCTCTCACCGTGGTGCTTCACATAGGTGCGCACATTGAGAAAGCCGTGGGTGGCAATGGGCTTGAAGGCGAGTGCCGCGAGCTTCCCGCCGTGACGCGGTCGCATGCCACGCATGGTGAAGGCGACCAGGCTCACATAGGCCTTTCCGTCGCGTACATCGAGGGGGAAGGGGACGAAGGGTTGCAGTGCCTCCGGAGCAACTTCGTAGTGCAGCATGAGTGCGTGTTCCCAATCGGCGAAGAGGAAAGGTTCTCCTCTGCGCATATCCAGCAGGCGGCTGCGAGCCGCGGCGCTGGATGTTTCTGCGATTGATGGGTGATGGTGTATCAGGGGCGAACCCACCCCGTCGGGAGCAAGAATGCCCCCGCTCCTTGAGCTAGCGCCCGGTTCTGCATCGTCTGTGAGGCATCGCACTCCTTCAAGGAGTGGGGGCATTCCTGCCCCCATGCGCGCGTGACCGCCCAGCGGCCCGCCATCCTCCACGACAGCGCATATCTCTCCCCCCTCCTCCAATGCCCCAACCCCCGCTTTCATCGCGCTGGAGTGTTTCATGACCATCTTCTCCTTTCTCTTTCTTCTTCCTCAATCACTCACTCATTCATTGCTATTGCTCATTCCAAACCTCCGCCTACGCCGTCGCTGCGAGTGCATACACCACGGTCCATGCGCCATATCCGAGGAAGAACAGCCAGTGCAAAAAGGTCCGGCTCGGAATGCCACGCCAGTGCACCGGGCTGTAGTGGAGCCACTGCGCCGCGCAGCGGATGCCCCAGAATCCCGCCATGGCCCAGCACAGCCAGCGTGAGAGTTCCGTGGGCGCGTTTGCCATCTCATGCGCGAAGCGCCACGTGAGCACCGTCCAGATGGCCAGCGTGATCGTGATGAACCACGAGTGGATGATGAACACATCCCGCACCAGTGGCGACATGCGGTCAATGTCCGGCTTGAAGTTCAGGATGCGCCCGATGAACAGATTCGCGATCACCAGGGAGAACTGCGCCACGGCGACGATGCGAAGGAACAGTTCCAGATGCGTGCGGGCAAATTCGATGAGCGTGTTCATGGTGGGATGCGGTGTAGGTTCATTACTTGGCAAAGAGGTCGTGCAGCGCTTCGGGCAGTTCCGCATGGCGGAACTCGAAACCCTCCTGCGTAAGGCGTGCGGGAATGCCGCGCCGGCCGGTGAGTGCGAGTACCGGTTCCGTACGCAGGAAGAAGCAACCGATGGGTACGAGGAACGCGGGCATCGGCGGGCTCCAGGGGCGATGCAAGGTGCTGCGAAGCTCCCGCATGAACCCGGCATTCGTCACCGCTTCCGGTGCCGTCGCGTTGTACACGCCGCTCATGCGTTCGTCTTCGATCGCGCGCAGCCACAGTCGATTCATGTCCTCCACGTGGAGCCACGAGATGTACTGGCGTCCACTCCCGATCGCGCCTCCAAGGTAGCACTTCGTGAGGTTGGCCAGCATGCGGAGGGCGCCGCCTCCATTTCCCAGCACGAAGCTGATGCGGTAGATGACCTTGCGCGTATGAGGTGTGTTTTCCGCTTCGAACGCGCCCTCCCATTTCAAGCAGGTGTCCACCGGGATGCCTTCGCCGTGCGGCGCGTTCTCATCGCACACATGATCACCAGCATCACCATAGATGGCGAGTGAGCCAGCCTGCACCCATACCGCTGGCGGGAAACGGCAGGCGCGGACGGCCTCGCCGATGACCTTCACCGAATCCACGCGTGAGTCGTTGATTTCATCCAGCGCTGCCGTGGTGTAGCGGCAGTTCACATTCTTCCCGGTGAGATTCACCACGGCAGTGGCACCTTCCAGCTCAGCCGCCCAGGCTCCCAGGGTCCTGCCGTCCCAGTGGATGTATCTCGCAGGAACACCAGGCGGCAGAAGATGACGTGACAGGATGAAGACCTCGTAGCCTTCCCCAGCCAGATAGCGTGCCAGGGCGATTCCCAGGAATCCGCTGCCTCCGGCGATGATGACTTTTCCCTTGTGCATGACGATGGATGATTGGGTTTCGTGGTGTATCAGAAACAAATAGTGAGGTGCAGTGCCGCCATGGTGTAAATGGCGGTGAAGAAGACAAAGGCCGCAGTCAGCACGTGGTCACCCAACTTCATCCAGGCGTTCGTCAAATACGGCCCCGTCTCGAAGATGAAGAGTTGCACGAAAAGTCGGGCTCCCCAGAAGACTGCGGTGAAAGCCGCCAGCCCGCGTGCTACCGGCTCTCCCTTCACCATGGCATCCGCATGGAACAAGGTGAGCGTGCCGAGTCCGATGATGGTCAGCACGATGAACACGCCATACACCCAGAAGAGCGTGCGCAGGAAGGGGGGCAGCGGTTGCAGGTTGGTTTTCCAGTCCAGCACCTTCGGCACGAGCGCGCTGGCACAGAGGATGCCGAAGTGACCGATGCCGGCGAGCAGCAGTAGGTTTTCCAGATGGAGGAAGGTGTACACACTCATGGCAGGGCTCCGATGGCGTGGAAGAACGGAACCATGACGCCCTCCACGAAAGGCGGATGGAAGAGGAAGAAGGCCGGCACCGCCGTGAAGAGCACGGTGCGGATGTGCTTGATGATGGTGGGGAGCTTGCAGTAGCGCCGCTCCAGGATGAGTCCCGCGCCCTGCACCAGGAAGTAGGCGGTGGGCAATCCATACCCCGCACCCGCCGGCACACTGATGACCAGCTCATGCACCAGTCCCGAGATGGCGAAGACGAACCAAGTGGCCCCAGTCTCGCCGAAGCGACGCGCCACGGGGATGAAGAGTGTGCGGTGCGCGAGGTCGCGGAACGAGGTATTCCACCTCTGACCCCAGAACTCTGCCAGCGTGGTGGCAGCAAGAGGATTGCGCATGACCGGCTTCACCTTCAGGCCGAGCCCGCCCCAGAAGGCGGTCACGAGGTGGAACACACCGAAGTGCAGCAGGAAGATGAGCCCCACCATGCCTACCCATCCCGCAGCGAGCGGATGGGTGAAGAGTCTCGCCACACCCCAGAGCAGCGCTGCGCCAAAGAGGATGTTGCGCACGCCGTCCAACCAGAGTGTTCCCACTTCACGCTCTCCCGCGGCGTCCGCCTTCGTCCGTGCGGGCCACTTGCTCCAGCCGTTCAGGCTCATGCCCGGCCAGGCGAGCCACCATCCAGCGGTGAGTACGGCGTCTCTTCCGCCTTTCGGAGCGGGTGTCAGCATCCACATGGCCACCTTCCCAGTATAGAAGACCGCAGCCGCCAGCACCCACATGGTCACCCAGCGAGGCAGAGCTTCGGTGATGGCGGTTGTGGCGTTCATATCTGTAGTTTCGGTAAATAACGAAATTCCGTGGCAAATAAAAAGAGCGCTATGACCCCTGGCCTCCCAAACCCAGCAGCTTCACCGCCTTGTCCCCCATGCGGGCCACCTTCACCAGCGAACCGGTGGGAAGACGTTCAAGCTGGTTGGCGAAGGTCGTGGCCAGCTCGAAGAACTCCTTCATGGTCGTGAGTCGGGCACGCACATACTCCTCGCCCTTCTTCTCCTTGCCGGTGTCTTCCAGACAGTCCTCGATGAGCTTGAGCGTGGGATCCACCTCACGGCGGCGACGCTCGTTGGCGATGACGCGGAACATCTCGAAGACGTCCTTCATGCTCTCGAAGTGGTCCCGGCGATCGCCCGGCAGGTGCACCAGCTTCACAATCCCCCAGCCCTGCAGCTCGCGGAGCGAGACGCTGACATTCGACCGGGCCAGCTCCAGCGCCTCGCAGATTTCCTCCGCATTCAGCGGGCGCTCCGAGAGATACAGCAGCGCATGGATCTGCGCCATGGTCCGGTTGATGCCCCAGCGCACGCCCATCTCTCCCCAGTGGAGGATGAATTTGCGGGTGATGGGCGGCAGGTCCGTCATGTCAGTCTTTTCTGTTAAGACAGAAATAGCTGAAGAATGGGAAGGTGTCTAGGGAAAAGTGATTCCCAAAATGCATTCTTGCCTCGCCTCACTTCGGGACGTCGATGGTGATCTTCAAATCATCCACGGTGACGACCGTGCCTGACCTCAGGGCAAACTCCATGAGCAATTCCAAGGCACGGACATCCTTTTCCTCTCCGAAGGAAAACCGATGGTTCTTTGCAGCGTCCGAGCAGGTCACACGGTATCTCATGCCCGGCTTGGTCCACTGGATGTTGCCCAGGACAATCTCTTCCATGTATTTGGCAAGTTCCCCAGCAGTGGTGTCCTCGAAGTGAGCGGTGGGCACAATGACTCTGGGGAGGGTGTGAGCCCCTTGAACCGACCGCAGCAGCACCCCGGCGCTGGTAGAAGGACTCGATGGAGTTTCGGCTCTGATGCCGAGTGAAGTCAGTGCGAATGCCAGGCAAAGCAGCGACCTTATCCTTGAGCTTTGAAGACGTGTCATGACATGGACTCCCAATGCGAATCTCGACTGACCACACCCACCCACTGAGGGACTGACCGCACACGGAGTGTGCGGACCACCAGGGCTTACTGCCCCGGAGCCGGTGCAGGGTAGTAGTTCGGATCGATCTCGTCCTGGCTCTTCTCCTTGCCACCGACGAAAGGCACCCACTTCAAGGGCTTCTTCACCGCTTCGGCGGTGGCGCTGGCCGTGTTGTTCATGGCGCGAGTGGTCTTCTTCAGGATGGTATTCTCCTGCTTCTCCTTCTCCGCCTTTTCCGCCAGGTAGGCATTGGGCTGGGAAGTGGGCGCCGCTACCGGCCGTGCTGGGCGCCAAGTATTCGAGTACGGGTCAAACTCCTGGCCACCACCGGTGTAGGCAGGCGGCGTGGCAGCGGAGGACGACGAGCCGAAACCAAGGTTAAAGCCGGACGTGCCGCACGAGGTGAGGGCCATCGCGGCGACGGCACAGAACAGGGCGGAGGTGGATTTCTTCACGGTCATGGTAAGGGGCGGAGAAGCTAG is drawn from Roseimicrobium gellanilyticum and contains these coding sequences:
- a CDS encoding DoxX-like family protein; the protein is MNTNAIAATAMNAAPDTDAPTHHLTSGEWKALHRIKVAARLSIGLVWVWEGLMPKMLFPNATQFEMVRRSGWWVGSPEETLWWLGAAMVVAGIAIMSGIWERAAALVSTLAVLVLMVLVIGTNPEALHDPFGGLVKDACLFTCAALVWWWPKALGR
- a CDS encoding DUF2071 domain-containing protein encodes the protein MVMKHSSAMKAGVGALEEGGEICAVVEDGGPLGGHARMGAGMPPLLEGVRCLTDDAEPGASSRSGGILAPDGVGSPLIHHHPSIAETSSAAARSRLLDMRRGEPFLFADWEHALMLHYEVAPEALQPFVPFPLDVRDGKAYVSLVAFTMRGMRPRHGGKLAALAFKPIATHGFLNVRTYVKHHGESGIYFLAEWLPNKLAVLLGRPVFGLPYRLGRLDYRHHHERGRIRGSVIAHRRKGKSGGGGVLRYRAALPLHPDFRPAEHGSLTEFLMERYTAFTTWLGWKRCFRIWHEPWPQCEVEAVIEDDSLMSLTGEWAKHACFIGANYSPGLRDVWMSRPVRASRHRL
- a CDS encoding TIGR01777 family oxidoreductase — encoded protein: MHKGKVIIAGGSGFLGIALARYLAGEGYEVFILSRHLLPPGVPARYIHWDGRTLGAWAAELEGATAVVNLTGKNVNCRYTTAALDEINDSRVDSVKVIGEAVRACRFPPAVWVQAGSLAIYGDAGDHVCDENAPHGEGIPVDTCLKWEGAFEAENTPHTRKVIYRISFVLGNGGGALRMLANLTKCYLGGAIGSGRQYISWLHVEDMNRLWLRAIEDERMSGVYNATAPEAVTNAGFMRELRSTLHRPWSPPMPAFLVPIGCFFLRTEPVLALTGRRGIPARLTQEGFEFRHAELPEALHDLFAK
- a CDS encoding wax synthase family protein, translating into MNATTAITEALPRWVTMWVLAAAVFYTGKVAMWMLTPAPKGGRDAVLTAGWWLAWPGMSLNGWSKWPARTKADAAGEREVGTLWLDGVRNILFGAALLWGVARLFTHPLAAGWVGMVGLIFLLHFGVFHLVTAFWGGLGLKVKPVMRNPLAATTLAEFWGQRWNTSFRDLAHRTLFIPVARRFGETGATWFVFAISGLVHELVISVPAGAGYGLPTAYFLVQGAGLILERRYCKLPTIIKHIRTVLFTAVPAFFLFHPPFVEGVMVPFFHAIGALP
- a CDS encoding GbsR/MarR family transcriptional regulator, translating into MTDLPPITRKFILHWGEMGVRWGINRTMAQIHALLYLSERPLNAEEICEALELARSNVSVSLRELQGWGIVKLVHLPGDRRDHFESMKDVFEMFRVIANERRRREVDPTLKLIEDCLEDTGKEKKGEEYVRARLTTMKEFFELATTFANQLERLPTGSLVKVARMGDKAVKLLGLGGQGS